The genomic window CGTTGTCCCAACGCGCGACGCAGATCCCCCGCTCATCCCACCCCGGCCCGTTCTTCTGGCAGTACGCCAGCGAAACGTTCGACACCGAGGGCAGGCACACGTAGTTCCACCGCGGCTGTTGCGACGCACAGCCGTTGTCCTGTGCCGCCGCCTGCCCAGCGAACACGACCGTGGACGCGGCGAGTGTCATCGCCGCGGCGACCCCAATTCGAATCAACATAGCAATGTCCCCTCCCGTTGAAATGCTTTGGACAGCAAAAGAATACCGGCGGTCCAGGGGGCGACAAGAGCATCGATGCCGTCATGCGACAGGTTGGCAGCGTCCCGCTCAAAGATTGGCAGAGTCGCATTCCCATGACAGCGGGACAGACCCACGGGAGGCCGAAGCTCATCCCAATGCCCCGCAAGGGCGCTGGCGGCGGCCTCGCGTCAGGCGGAAGTGGATACGGGGGTGGACCTCTTGTTGGACGAGCGATCCGCGAGAATGCGGCCGATACCGACGCCGATGAGGGCGGGGACGAAGATCAGCAGGACGATGAACGCGGACCCGGCGGTGAGTTCGAAGAGAATGCCGTTGTCGCCGAGGTCGAACTTGGGCAGCCAGTCGAGGAGCCAGGCGCCGAGGCCGCTGCCGAGGCCGCCCGCCACGGCCGCCTTCAACCACAGCAGGGTCAGGTCGGAGCCGCGCTCCGGATCGGGTTGGGCCGCCCGATCCTTGCGCCCGTCCAGCAAACCCCAGTACAGAACGGCCGCGACAAGGACGATCAGGCCGAGAGTCCGCATCCAGACCCCGTGGGTCGGCCAGTTCACCATCGCGAACCCGAGCACGGCACGCAGGAAGACAACCAGCGCACCGAGCACGACGGCCCGCAACACCCAAGCATTCATGCGCACCACCATAACCCTGCGCATCCCCGAACCAAACTAGAACCGGTATCAGTTTTTGGCCACCCGCACCGTGCCCTCCGACAGTCGTATCGGCGACCGGTTCGATGCCGGATGCCGACGCCGATCAGCTCAGGCCGAATCTTCCAACGCCGCGGCCATTTCCGCGCGCGGAGCTGGGCGGCCGGTGAACTGTTCGACTTGCCCGTAGGCCTGATTCAGCAGCATCTGCAAACCGCTGACCACCGTGTGTCCAGCCCGCGACACCGCCTCGGCCAGCGGCGTCGGCCAGGGGTTATAGATCGCGTCGAGCACCACGGGCGCCGCCGCGACCGCCTCAGCGACGACGGCCGCGGCCGCGGCCGGAATCGTGCTGACCACGGCACCCGCCCGCTCGCAGAGTCCGGCGATCGCGGCCGGATCGAAGCTGGTCACCGCCGCATT from Nocardia iowensis includes these protein-coding regions:
- a CDS encoding B-4DMT family transporter; translated protein: MNAWVLRAVVLGALVVFLRAVLGFAMVNWPTHGVWMRTLGLIVLVAAVLYWGLLDGRKDRAAQPDPERGSDLTLLWLKAAVAGGLGSGLGAWLLDWLPKFDLGDNGILFELTAGSAFIVLLIFVPALIGVGIGRILADRSSNKRSTPVSTSA